One stretch of Paenibacillus sp. FSL R5-0341 DNA includes these proteins:
- a CDS encoding right-handed parallel beta-helix repeat-containing protein, with product MKLFPSTSTHASVRSERSLKSKMAQICLSAAFPLLLIGGGSVGAEELIESSLQNPSESVATSNITLAAGDLYVSPGGSASNPGTINSPTSLANALTQIAPGKTIYLRGGTYSFSQTITIERGNSGTSGQRKNLVAYGSEKPVFDFSAQSFASTNRGLQMFGDYWLIKGLEVKGAGDNGIFIGGSYNRLEQIEAHHNRDTGIQMGRYASTAAKSEWPAYNEVIRSYSHNNYDPDDGEDADGFAAKLTVGPGNVFDGCIAAYNVDDGWDLYSKTDTGAIGAVTIRNSIAYANGATSDGTSTSNSDGNGFKLGGEKIAVNHIVENSIAFNNKKHGFTYNSNPGSIQMKNNTSWNNGQSNFAFDLGTHNFTNNLSFQGGASDKTSGTDVSSTNVWWKNKKSENAKGLLASAADFVSLVPSVTRSADGTPVLGNFLKLAGGSDLVGSGTPSGTNIGAR from the coding sequence GGAACTGATTGAGAGCAGCCTGCAAAATCCCTCTGAATCAGTGGCGACTTCGAATATCACACTTGCTGCCGGTGATCTGTATGTATCTCCTGGCGGCTCTGCCAGCAATCCTGGAACCATCAACAGTCCAACGTCACTGGCTAACGCCTTGACCCAGATCGCACCGGGTAAAACAATCTATCTACGCGGCGGAACCTACAGTTTCTCCCAGACCATTACCATTGAACGAGGCAACAGCGGCACATCCGGACAACGTAAAAACCTGGTGGCCTATGGATCGGAAAAACCGGTCTTTGATTTCTCAGCACAATCCTTCGCTTCTACCAATCGTGGACTGCAAATGTTTGGAGACTACTGGCTCATCAAAGGACTTGAGGTGAAGGGTGCAGGCGATAACGGCATCTTCATCGGGGGCAGCTACAACCGCCTGGAGCAGATCGAAGCTCATCACAACCGGGATACGGGTATTCAAATGGGACGTTATGCTTCTACAGCCGCCAAGAGTGAATGGCCTGCATATAATGAAGTGATTCGTTCCTACTCTCACAACAACTATGACCCGGATGACGGCGAGGATGCCGACGGTTTTGCAGCCAAACTGACCGTAGGCCCGGGCAATGTCTTCGACGGTTGTATTGCGGCCTATAACGTGGACGATGGCTGGGATCTCTATAGCAAAACGGATACAGGCGCCATCGGCGCGGTTACTATCCGCAACAGCATCGCCTATGCGAATGGTGCAACATCAGACGGCACCTCTACCTCCAACAGTGATGGTAACGGCTTCAAGCTCGGCGGCGAGAAAATCGCCGTGAATCACATCGTTGAGAACAGCATTGCTTTTAATAATAAAAAGCACGGCTTCACCTACAACAGCAATCCCGGTTCAATACAGATGAAAAATAACACCTCTTGGAACAATGGGCAAAGCAACTTTGCCTTTGATCTAGGTACCCACAACTTCACCAATAACCTGTCCTTCCAAGGCGGAGCCAGTGATAAAACGAGCGGAACCGACGTCAGCAGCACCAACGTCTGGTGGAAGAACAAAAAAAGCGAGAACGCCAAAGGCCTGCTCGCCAGTGCAGCCGACTTTGTCTCCCTAGTGCCTTCGGTAACGCGTAGCGCGGATGGCACGCCTGTGCTAGGTAATTTCCTGAAGCTTGCGGGTGGCAGTGATCTGGTTGGGTCAGGTACGCCATCGGGTACGAATATTGGGGCGCGGTAG